The Magnetospirillum sp. genome includes a region encoding these proteins:
- a CDS encoding ABC transporter ATP-binding protein gives MADAQPLLEIENLRTHFYTADGVVRAVDGVSYCVHAGETLAVVGESGCGKSVTAMSILRLLPSPPARIVSGAIRFEGRDLLACSEAEMRRIRGNDISMIFQEPMTSLNPVLTVGRQIAETLELHQGLDRAAARQRAIEMLDLVRMPEPARRAAAYPHQLSGGMRQRVMIAMALACDPKLLIADEPTTALDVTIQAQILELMLDLKRKIGAAVILITHDLGVVAETAQRVVVMYAGRKVEEAPVEMLFARPRHPYTRGLMGSIPHLGAASQADGPRQRLAEIPGIVPRLTEAIPGCAFAERCSFAQERCRREAPPLEEHAPGHFSACWFADRVAEAAA, from the coding sequence ATGGCCGACGCCCAACCCCTGCTCGAGATCGAAAATCTCCGCACGCATTTCTACACCGCCGACGGCGTGGTGCGCGCGGTCGACGGCGTGTCCTACTGCGTGCATGCGGGCGAAACGCTTGCAGTCGTCGGCGAAAGCGGCTGCGGCAAGTCGGTCACGGCCATGTCGATCCTGCGTCTGCTCCCCTCGCCGCCTGCGCGCATCGTCTCGGGCGCCATCCGCTTCGAGGGGCGCGATCTGCTGGCCTGCAGCGAAGCCGAGATGCGCCGCATTCGCGGCAACGACATCTCGATGATCTTCCAGGAGCCGATGACGAGCCTCAATCCCGTGCTTACCGTCGGCCGACAAATCGCCGAAACGCTGGAACTCCACCAAGGGCTCGACCGTGCCGCCGCACGCCAACGCGCGATCGAGATGCTCGATCTCGTGCGCATGCCCGAGCCCGCACGGCGCGCCGCCGCCTATCCGCACCAGCTTTCCGGCGGCATGCGCCAACGCGTGATGATCGCGATGGCGCTTGCGTGCGATCCCAAGCTGCTGATCGCCGACGAACCGACCACGGCCCTCGACGTCACGATCCAAGCTCAAATCCTCGAGTTGATGCTCGATCTCAAACGTAAGATCGGGGCGGCCGTGATTCTCATCACGCACGATTTGGGCGTCGTCGCCGAAACGGCCCAACGCGTCGTGGTCATGTATGCGGGCCGCAAAGTCGAAGAAGCCCCCGTCGAGATGCTGTTCGCGCGCCCGCGCCATCCCTATACGCGCGGGCTGATGGGCTCGATCCCGCATTTGGGCGCTGCATCGCAGGCCGACGGGCCGCGCCAACGCCTCGCGGAGATCCCCGGTATTGTGCCGCGCCTGACCGAAGCGATCCCCGGCTGCGCCTTCGCCGAACGCTGCAGCTTTGCCCAAGAGCGCTGCCGCCGCGAAGCCCCGCCGCTCGAAGAGCACGCGCCCGGCCATTTCTCGGCCTGCTGGTTCGCCGATCGCGTTGCGGAGGCGGCAGCATGA
- a CDS encoding ABC transporter permease — translation MFAYIVRRILATIPVMGVVALFVFSLLYFSPGDPAAIIAGDMSTADDIARIRRSLGLDLPYHVRFGTWVWAILQGDLGTSIFSNLPVATLIGQRLEATISLSIVTLLFAVSVAIPMGVLAAWKAGGWIDRVVMLFAVLGFSVPVFVIGYVLIFTFAIELDWLPVQGFTSIREGLGPFLRNIILPTIALGTIYIALIARMTRAAMLDVMAQDYIRTANAKGLRTDRVLLGHALRNAAVPIVTVVGIGVALLIGGVVVTESVFAIPGLGRMTVDAILRRDYPVIQGVILMFSFVYVIINLLVDLSYTLFDPRIRY, via the coding sequence GTGTTCGCCTATATCGTGCGTCGCATTCTGGCCACCATCCCCGTCATGGGGGTGGTGGCCCTTTTCGTTTTCTCGCTCCTCTATTTTTCGCCGGGCGATCCTGCCGCGATCATCGCAGGCGACATGTCGACTGCGGACGACATCGCGCGTATCCGGCGCTCGCTTGGCCTCGACCTTCCCTACCACGTGCGCTTCGGCACTTGGGTTTGGGCCATCCTTCAAGGCGATCTTGGAACCTCGATCTTCTCGAACCTTCCCGTTGCGACCCTGATCGGCCAGCGGCTCGAAGCGACAATCTCGCTGTCGATCGTTACCCTGCTTTTTGCCGTCAGCGTCGCGATCCCGATGGGCGTCCTGGCTGCCTGGAAGGCAGGTGGCTGGATCGACCGTGTCGTCATGCTGTTTGCCGTGCTCGGCTTCTCCGTCCCCGTCTTCGTGATCGGCTACGTGCTGATCTTCACCTTCGCGATCGAACTCGACTGGTTGCCGGTGCAAGGCTTCACCTCAATCCGCGAAGGGCTTGGACCGTTCCTGCGCAACATCATTTTGCCGACTATCGCCCTCGGCACCATCTACATCGCGTTGATCGCACGCATGACGCGCGCCGCCATGCTCGACGTGATGGCGCAAGACTATATCCGCACAGCCAACGCCAAGGGCCTGCGCACCGACCGCGTGCTGCTGGGCCATGCGCTGCGCAACGCGGCAGTCCCCATCGTGACCGTGGTCGGCATCGGCGTGGCCCTGCTGATCGGTGGCGTGGTCGTAACGGAGAGCGTCTTCGCGATCCCGGGCCTCGGCCGGATGACGGTGGACGCCATTCTGCGGCGCGACTATCCGGTCATCCAAGGCGTGATCCTGATGTTCTCGTTTGTCTACGTAATCATCAACCTGCTGGTCGATTTGAGCTACACGCTCTTCGATCCGCGCATCCGGTATTGA
- a CDS encoding ABC transporter permease, translating into MTLTLVAPATSDQATGKRRPWWRRHLSIVIGGLLLALMVAVALAAPFLGTVDPAALSPIRRLRMPSEQYWFGTDALGRDVYSRVVYGARASLFVGFAVAFVAVLAGLLFGLLAGFNRWIDAILMRIMDGLMSIPSVLLAIALMALTRASLENVIAAIAIAEIPRVTRLVRSIVLGLREQPFVEAAIAVGTSTPLILWRHILPNTFAPLIVQATYIAASAIITEAILSFIGAGLPPSIPTWGNIIAEGRAIFQVRPHLILIPAGFLSVTVLAINLLGDGMRDALDPRLARQL; encoded by the coding sequence ATGACCCTCACACTCGTCGCCCCCGCAACGTCCGATCAGGCCACCGGCAAGCGTCGTCCCTGGTGGCGGCGCCATCTGTCGATCGTGATCGGCGGCCTGTTGCTGGCGCTGATGGTCGCGGTCGCCTTGGCGGCACCGTTCCTCGGCACCGTCGATCCGGCAGCCTTGTCGCCGATCCGCCGCCTGCGCATGCCGTCCGAACAGTATTGGTTCGGCACCGATGCATTGGGCCGCGACGTCTACAGCCGTGTCGTCTACGGCGCGCGCGCCTCGCTGTTCGTCGGTTTTGCCGTCGCGTTTGTGGCCGTTCTGGCCGGGCTTCTGTTCGGCCTGCTTGCCGGCTTCAACCGCTGGATCGACGCGATCCTGATGCGGATCATGGACGGGCTCATGTCGATCCCGTCGGTGCTGCTCGCGATCGCGTTGATGGCGCTCACGCGCGCGAGCCTCGAAAACGTGATCGCGGCGATCGCTATCGCGGAAATTCCGCGCGTCACGCGGCTTGTGCGCAGCATCGTCTTGGGCTTGCGCGAACAGCCTTTTGTCGAAGCTGCGATCGCGGTCGGTACATCCACGCCGCTGATCCTCTGGCGTCATATTCTGCCCAATACATTCGCCCCCTTGATCGTGCAGGCGACCTACATTGCGGCGTCCGCGATCATCACCGAGGCGATTTTGTCCTTCATTGGCGCCGGGCTCCCGCCATCGATCCCGACTTGGGGCAACATCATTGCCGAGGGGCGCGCCATCTTCCAAGTGCGCCCGCATCTGATCCTCATTCCGGCGGGATTCCTGTCGGTCACGGTGCTGGCGATCAATCTGCTCGGCGACGGCATGCGCGATGCGCTTGATCCGCGCCTTGCGCGGCAATTGTAG